TTAAAAGGAGGCTGAAGAATTTCGGCTtctcaccaaaagcactcacaaacttttacagatgcacaatcgagaacatcctgtcgggctgtatcaccgcctggtacggcaactgctctgcccataaccgtaaggctctccagagggtagtgaggtctgcacaacccataaccgggggcaaactacctgccctccaggacacctacaccacccgatgtcacaggaaggccataaagatcatcaaggacaacaaccacccgagccactgcctgttcaccctgctatcatccagaaggcgaggtcagtacaggtgcatcaaagcagggaccgagagactgaaaaacagcttctatctccaggccatcagaccgttaaacagccaccactaacattgagtggctgctgccaacacactgattcaactccagccactttaataatgaaaattgatggaaattggtgtaaaaaatatatcactagccactttaaacaatgctgcttaatattatgtttacataccctacattactcatctcatatgtatatactgtactctataccatctactccatcttgcctatgccgttctgtaccatcactcattcatatatctttatgtacatattctttatcccttcacacttgtgtgtataaggtattagttttggaattgttaggttagattactgcattttcggaactagaaacacaagcatttcgctacactcgcattaacatctgctaaccgtgtgtatgtgacaaatacatttgattagatttttgggGGTACTACATGCAGGGGAAATGGGCATGTTCTGCACAGGACTGGAGAGATGCAAACTACTGTCTGGGCTCCATCTGGGCAGGTTGTTATTGTTGATGTGAATTTCAGTGCTGATGTTATCCCTGAACTGAAGACATTGTATTTCGTACATATGCTGACAAGGACAGTATATGAGTTCCAGTCAGGCAGACTAACTCTGTGCTCCAAATATGTTAAACTATGTGGTATTTAGGCTCAGGGCCTAATACTTTGTGTTTTTAAATAGTTCTCATATTTTATGCCTTCTTAAGGTCTCTCTGTCAGCTCTACCTTATTATCTAAGCATAACACTTAATTTTTTTGTCTTGCACAGTTCCCTTCATATGCATATTTACATGATTATATTTGCATAATTGTTTTATGGCTTGCCTTGTACAGCTCTCTTCATACATGTTTATCTAATGCCTAAGGATAAGTCCTTATGATTTATGAATATTTTAATTGTTTAGCTCTTTTCATATAGCACTTCATGAACTGAGCATACCGTAACTCATCTTGCACTTGGCAAATTATGGTGTTCATAAAAACACTATGAAATTCCACTTTGTTGACATTTTCTTTAATACTTAACATTTTGAAGTTAAGGAATAGGAGGGTTTCAAATGTGTTTTCAGTTTGATTCTGGGTTTGGTTTTCAAGTGGCACAAATTATGAAAAACAATGTGGCACTTGATAAACAGTTATCTTCCCTCTTGGTCTGTTAGAGACATTTTGGAATGATTGCAGCACCatgcaggggtgggcaactccagtcttcgagggcctgattggtgtcacactttttctccatccctagcaaacacagctgattaatcaaattgcattctaaactgaagatcatgattaggtgattattggagtcaggtgtttTAGCTGGGGCAAAattgtgacaccaatcaggccctcgaggactggaattTGCCCACCCCTGATCCTAGTGGATCTCTGTAATTATCAGGAACAGGTACAATACAAGTAGGAGCATTAAACTGAATCAGATTGAACAggaaactatatacagtatatatttaagcaataaggcctgtgggggtgtggtatgtggccaacataaatcaaatcacattttatttgtcacatgccccgaatacaataggtgtaaaccttacagtgaaatgcttactttcaagcaCTTCAccacaatgctttaagaagtgaAGAAAAATGTGTTCAGTAAAAAATagaagtaacaaataattaaacagcagcactAAAATAACaaaagcgaggctatatacagggggcactgtaCCAGTATAgattcaatgtgcgggggtaccggttagtcgaggtaattgaggtaatatgtgcgtGTAGGTAGAGTAgaagtgaccatgcatagataataaacagagagtagcagcagcgtaaaagaggggtctgggtagccctttgattagctgttcaggagtcttatggcttggggctagaagctgttaagaagccttttggacctagatttggcgctccggtactgcttgctttACCGCAACAGCACTCCCTCCTCTAAAATGTTTGGTGGTTCAAACACTCCTGCTCCATGAACAGCTTTCTTTTCTGTCAGTTATTGTGGCATCCCTTACTGAACATAAAAGGCACATTTTGCGTGAATCCATGTTTTGGAAGTTGTGATAGCGATAGTGAATTAGTTAGCTAAATACAAAATATTCTCCGGAAGTGTTTAACGGTAAggcccccacaaaaaaaaaaactagaGACCCTGCCCATATTTCCATTGAAAATTAGTCAAATATAATTTTTACAAATGCTTTAGTATACGTAATTCCCCAAAATTCTCGAAATTTATGAAAACatgaaaatgaccatatctaagcGCGCTCGCTTGTCAGtgataaaattttaaaaaatcatgttgATAAAATGCTGCCAGTTCCACTTCAACTAAACAATTGAAGTTGCACAATCCATGACTACTCTGTAAATTAGCTTGACGTGCTAAATTCTCTCCACCAATAAGAGGGGTgggaacagtttgtgtcatgaacagtgcctCTGCCCATAGAAATAAATGTCGCACATGTGCACGTGTGCTGGGGGGgtgatgttccccaatgctggaaagGGGCCTCCGAGTGAAAATGTGAACCCATGGCCTAGAGGGTGCAGCAATTCAACAccaatgtcagttggcttttcataacgAGAGCGAGACAAATCAGAATAAGAATTAATACATATTTTTTCTTACAACCATTCATCATACAGTCACTTTATTATTTTGAAACTTGTTGAAGATTTTCTGTCTGATTTCTTTGGTCTGCAGACCGTATATAATAGGATTGAGCCAAGGAGGAACCACATTAAACAAAATGGCTGACAGTTTCCTGTGGTCGGCCCACTGAGGGAAGCGATGGAGAAAGATGATGATGAAACCGGACACCAGCATGATGATGTACACAGACAGGTGTGTGGAGCAGGTCTGCAAGGCCCTGCTATTCAGAACCCTGTTTTTGTTTCTCACACACACTATAGCTATCTTAAGGTATGTTAGTGTCACACTCCCTATGGAGGACCCCAGGAGTAGGATGGTAAAAGTGAGTCCATAGATATTGTTAATAATAACGCTTTCACAGGAGAGCTTGAATAACGAGGCATTGTCACAGAAGGGGTTGAAGATTTCAGATCTGCATCGTGACAGGCTGAGTGTGAGGCCCAGGAGGACCCCCACAAGCAGAAAGGCAGACCCCCAGGCAAAAAAAGTCAGTTTTGCAATCATCCTGTTGGTCATGATGGTGGCATATCGCAGGGGGTAGCAGATGGCCACATATCTATCAAAGGCCATGATAATCAGTATTGTATGTGATGTTGTGCCAAACATGTGGGCGCAAAATGCTTGGATGGCACACGCAACGTTGTTAATGTAGCGTTCTGCGCTTGCCACAAATATGTCACTCAGCAAACGAGGGATGATAACCGTGGCTCCAAGAGCGTCATTGAGAGGTAGGTTGCAGAAGAGGATGTACATGGGCTGGTGCAGGCTCCTCTCCATGGAGATCAGTAGTATGAGGCCGATGTTGGATACCATCGTGAAGATGTAGATGATGAGGAGAAGGATGAAGGCAGGGTAGGAGGACTGTTGAGTGACCTTTAACCCCTCCAGGAGGAACATGTTCTTAGGGTAGGTGTGGTTCTCCATTTGCCACCCAGAGTGAATGTCAACCTGCAGGAGAATGCAATAAAGTTATTTAATAATAAATACCAAATAAATACCAGTGGTATTATGACTTTAAGAAATGGTCTACCAAgcaacaaatacaatttgataatCATTGTTCATTACCCTGCCTCTCATTAAATACTTACTGTTGGAACAAATACTGTCAATATATTTAACAAAATTATTTAATGAAaaagtaaaaaaaacaaacaaaaaaaaaaaacaacataatagagagagaaaaatagaacaAGAAAAAAGAGAATGAAGAGAACAACAACTGACTATAATTCAATGTTGTATAATTCAATAGATGTAGATACAATGGACACAATAACACTTTCAACTCTAACATAAAACATCAGCATCACAACAAGCACATTAGATAACATAAGAAGGATTGTCCCTGACATTAATTGTTGAAGTATAACACTAACAAAAAGGGTGAGATGATCTTCCACAGGGTCCTCTCTTTGGTTTCTGAGTTCTCTTCCACCCCTCAAGACTGAAACAGCATCACAGCCTTTTATCCAAAACCCTGAACATGGTAACACTCCCAACCATGGTTACAAGGTTGGAGGCCTCTGGTGAAATCAAACTCCAGGAAAAATAATTGGCAACTTGTTAAGGGATtctgactaattatgtatacatttcaatcaggactgactaatcagaatactattattttactgtatagatgtatgaattttcttttaatcctagtactaaatataatgtgtgtaattataatcaagaattagaacaatgactgtctgttccttgtcagactggctagaatgcttatctacacaggaaTACCTTGGCTTGGTCATAAATTATCTGTAGGATATACgaaggcttgagaactatactgccattgtaccggAGTGGTGGAGAGACGGGACAGTTTGAAACCTAATGATGTCatgttcagtttataacctgttgtaaattgtatcatgttcagtactctcgagaataaacgctagtgcttgattttgagactggtctccGCCCATTTTATGCAAATACGTTTCTTACAAATCTTTAGAAATGGGCTGAGTGTATTAATTTAATTGGGTAttaaacatataggaatttaatTCCTCTATCACAACAGCTTCAGATTGTAACTTGAGTGATGTAGGCTAGTCCATTTTGGCATTGTGTGTGCAGTCAATTTTTCATGTTAGTTTTTAAAAGCAAAATGGAATTCCATTGCCCTTTTTTAGGAAGAATAGTGGGTGATTGGCATAGTTGGACAAAACAGAAACAGGAATTGAACCCCAGTCTCCAGTAAGGGATATGTGTTCTCTAGAGTTGACGGTTTTACCACTCAACCAACCTCTGTCACTTCATGTTTCTTTTTGACAGTTATGTATATAAATTATGACTGACAGGGTGCACTGTTTTGAAGCCACTGCACCACAATGTTTGTTATTCTCCACTATAGTTTGAAAGGTTTTGGAAgatatagaaatgcatttattaatgtctacattcatttttgccaacttttataTTACAGACTCCTAATTAATGCATACTTTTCAATTATTTTCCGTGAACAAACACATTTTCGTGAAAACCTTTTCCTTAATCCTTTACTGAAAATAGTTTGGACACTGTACATTCAGTAACATAATAACAATATTTATGGAAAATGTGAGGtaacataatacaaaataatTACAAGGGTTTGTGTAAAAGGTCTAACTGGCATCTCCAAGTggtcacacacctctccaaagtttGTACTATTACTAAATTCACGAGGTTCAGCTTTCCACCACTTTACAAACATGTTGGCAGGGGTGGTAGTAGTTAGAATTTGTATGAGGGTTTTGGCATGGATGTTGGTCGGGGAGGACAGCCCTCAGTCATGAACTGTTGTTGTGCTGAGCCAGCTGGCAGGCAGTGAACCTGTAGCAAACCAAACCTCATTAATCACACATTTTGAGTATTAATTAtatggtgccttcagaaagcattcagaccccttgacttttccacatgttgttatgttaatgaccaaataaaacattttcctcatcaatctacacacaataccccataatgacaaagcgaaaacaggttttctgatttttttgcaaatgtattaaaaacagaaaacaggaatatcttatttacataggtattcagaacctttgcaatgactagaaattgagctcaagtcctgtttccattgatcatcattgattggagtccacctgtggtaaactcaattgattggacatgatttggaaaggcacacacctgtctatataaagtcccacagttgacagagcaaaagccaagccatgaggtcgaagaaattgtacGTAGAGCTCAGTGACAGGATTGTGTTCGAGggacagatctgtggaagggtaccaaaaatgttctgcagcattgaaggtccccaagaacacagtggcctccatcattcttagatGTATGAAGTTTGGAagcacttcctagagctggccgtccagccaaactgagcaatcaggggagaagggccctgacagagctccagacttcctctgtggagatgggagaaccttccagaaggacaacctctttgcagcactacaccaattagacctttatggtagagtggccagacggaagccactcctcagtaaaaggcacatgacagcccgcttggagtttgccaaaagtcacctaaaggactctcagaacatgagaaacaagattctttggtcagataaaaccaagattgaactctttggcctgaatgccaagtttcagttctggaggaaacatggcaccatccctacggtgaagcatggtggtggcagcctcaAGCTGTGATGATGTTTTGCCAGCGGcacggactgggagactagtcaggatcgaggcaaagatgaacagagcaaagtacagagagatccttgatgaacacctgctccagagtgcttaggatctcagactggggtgaaggttaaccttccaacaggagaacGACACTGAgcagacagccaagacaatgcaggagtggcttcagaacaagtctctgaatgtcattgagtggcccagccagagcctggacttgaactcgatcgaacatctctggaaagacctgaaaataactgtgcagcaattctccccatccaacctgacagagcttgagaggatctgcagagaagaatgggagaaactcccccaatacaggtgtgccaagcttgtagcgtcatacccaagaagacttaaggtaaagggtctgaatacttatgtaaatgtgatatttcagttttttttattttttataaattagtaAACCTTATTAAAAAagcagtttttgctttgtcattatgcggtattgtgtttatattgatgaggggaaaaaaacaatttaatcaattttagaataaggttgtaacttaacaaaatgtggaaaaagtcgaaggatctgaatactttctgaaggcactgtatataaaattGGAAATTACAAGACTGTAAAATGTTGTTGACCTCTAAAACAGTTTTGGAATGATGAAATTATTCAACTGTTGTTTTGTCATTTTAACAACTCTAGAAAAATGTTGTCTACCAGTTGGTTGAGTTACCTGTTAAATGAATGTTATTTGGACAATGGAGAAATATTGTTTTTGGTCTGTGTAAATAGAATAATATTTTCATATTCATTTCAGTATTTACTGTTTGCCTGTTATCTTCAATATGTTTCAGTACATTTCATTTTACAGGTATTATGGGCACCATTATTAACAGTTAATGCATTCATTTACAtacataccagtcaaaagtttggacaaaggTTTGGCCTGATTCAccaagtctcctctgaacagttaatgttgagatgtgtatgttactGGGACTGCAATCAGACGTGCAGTTAATTGcagatttctgaggctggtaactctaatgaacttatcctctgcagcagaggtaactctgggtcttcctttcctgtggtggtcctcatgagagccagtttcatcatagcgcttggaagtttttgcgactgcatttgaagaaactttcaaagttcttgactgaccttcatgtcttaaagtaatgatggactgtcatttctctaaGCTTATTCTTGCCATAtcatggacttggtctttcaccaaatagagctatctctGTATTccacccctaacttgtcacaacacaaatgattggctcaaatgtattaggaaagaaattccacactTAACTTTtaccaaggcacacctgttaattgaaatgcattccaggtgactatatatatatatatatatatatatatatatatatatatatatatatatatatgactacctcatgatgctggttgagagaatgccaagagtgtgcaaagctgtcatcaaggcaacggctggctactttgaagaatctaaaatctgaaatatattttgatttctttaacacttaTTTGCTTGctacatgataccatatgtgttatgtcatagttttgatgtattcactattattctacaatgtagaaaatagtccaaataaagaaaaacccttgaatgaataggtgtgtccaaacttttgactggtactgtatatttacattTTCATGTTATGGCACACAAATGTATCTTCCATTATAAGTAACTGAAGCAGATATAATGTTAAGTCATTTTTTTATGATTTTAAAAGTCTATGCAAATCCTAATACTAATTCCTAATTGGGCAACTCAACCGTCTGGTTGAGATGTTTGCAATACTTTATATATCACATTTTAAGTAGGCATTTCAGTATAAAAACAAAtagttataaaaaatatataccatTTTTATATTTGTTTCTTGGTGAGCCAGTTATTAAAGCGCAAATCCTGAGACATTTTTTAAACCAATTTTTTAGGGGATTGCAATTGCAAATTGAACCTTGTAGTTCTGTAATGTCAATCTGGGTTTAGTAAAAaggttctgtctggtacagaatgttaaaattattTAAAACAGAAAAGTAGACATTTAATGACTATTAAAATAAAATATCCTTCATTCTTTCTAATCATATCATCAAATATATTCATTCATGTTCATCACACATTTTTAAAGCAATAGTTCACTAAAATGACAAGTACACTATATCCTTTTCTTCCCTGTATTGGTCCTCCTATGTGGATTTTTTTTAATGAGCTGAATAGTAAAGACATGTAATTAAACTGTAACCAGGAATTGATGTTTTCATATGATGGTTAAACAAATCCCTTCAAAAGGTAGGCTACCTGTGCACATTTGTACAATCCAAAATAATTCAAATCATGGCACCTgccatttgatgaatggaaagagacatcaattaaaacaccaaataatatAATGACATTTGTTGACTGGCATTAGGCACACTTTTAGCCTGAAATGTTTGATGCATGTCCACTGCTGTCCGCAAGCATCTCAACCCCAGCCAGTCATCTTTGCATTGGCAAGAATGTTGTGTTAATGTAGAACCACACCACTTATACCACCTGTTTTCAAGTGCTTTGCTACTTTTGCATGCTCTGGCAGGCGTAAATGATAAATGATGGTGTAATAGCCTACAGTTTTCTATTCATCtttgttttaattattgtgaTAAGCTCATGTTTTACCGGTACGCTGTACCAGCACTATTTATTTTGCTTGTACTGTCACAtctgctccctctcctccctcccctggcaCTTGAGGGCGCCAGGTTGCCCTGCATCACGCACTCCTGCCATCAATtagcacacctgccttccctcgtcacgcacTTCAGCGATATTGGACCTGGACTCACTTATCatctgtttattacctcccctatgtcagtttccctgctctgttccctgctgATGCATTGTTTTTTGGCTTTCTTTTCTTCTATGCTGatgctgttcctgtctcgttccatgtACGTTctttaaatgtttgactccccgttcctgcttcgtctctccagcgtcattCCATGTGACATGTATTCCATACGAGAAAGTACCGGCTTGCTTTCACCCCTGATCCCCTGAGAACAAGCAACAAAGCTTAGCTCTGGATGAGTAAACTGATATATTTTTCTGGTCTCTGATACCTAAAGTCAGTAAACTACTTCCTAATTTTGAATAACATAAAAtaagatgttatttgtcacatgcacagattacagcgaaatgcttacttacaagcccttaaccaacaatgcattttaagaaagtatttacaaaataaaatgaagtaaacaataaataaataaaaatgaaaagagaagaaaatataaaaataactaataattaaagagcaaccatacaataacagtaacgaggctatatacagggggtatcagtacagtgtcagtgtgtgggtgCACAGGTTAGTAGAGGTAATTGAAGTAATATGTAGATGTAGGTAGAGggaaagtgactgtgcatagacaataaccagacagtagcagcattgaggggtcaatgcaaatagtccgggtagccatttggttagctgttccggagtcttatggcttggaggttgaagctgttaagaagccttttggacctagacttggtggtccggtaccgcttgccgtacagtagcagagagaacagtctatgactagggtggctggagtctttggcaatttttagggctttcctctgacaccgcctgttatagaggtcttggatggcaggaagcttggcccctgtgatgtactgggccgtacgcactaccctctgtagtgccttgcagttggaggctgagcagttgccataccaagcagtgatgcaaccagtcaggatgctctctggtgcagctgtagacctttttgaggatctgaggacccatgccaaatcttttcagtctccagaaggggaataggttttgttgtgccctctttacgactgtcttggtgtgtttggaccatgacagtttgttgttgatgtggacaccaaggaacttgaagctctcaacctgctccactacagctccgtcgataagaatgggggcgtgctcgaccctccttttcctgtagtccacgatcatctcctgtcttgatcacgttgagggagaggttgttatcctggcaccacacggccaggtctctgacctcctccctataggctgtctcgtcgtagtcggggatcaggcctaccactatcTTGTCATCggtaaacttaatgatgatgttggatttgtgcttggccatgcagtcatgagtgaacaggatgtacaggaggggactgagcatgcacccctgaggggcctctgtgttgaggatcaacgtgacagatgtgttgttacctacccataccacctgagggcggcccatcaggaagtccaggattcagctgcagagagaggtgttcagtcccagggtcctgagcttagtgatgagcttggagggcactatggtgttgaacgctgacctgtaatcaatgaatagcattctcacgtacagtaggtgttcattttgtccaggtgggaaaaggcagtgtggagtgcaatagaaatgacatcatctgtggatctgttggggcggaatgcaaattggagtgggtctagggtttccaggataatggtgttgatgtatgccatgaccagcctttcaaagcacttcatgactacaGACGTTAGTGCTATGGGTCggaagtcatttaggcaggttaccttggtgttcttgggtcTGCTtggaacatgttggtattacagactcggtcagggacaggttgaaaatgtcagtgaagacacttgccagttggtcagcgcatgcttggagtacactTCCTGGTAACCTGAATGTTGaccagttgtccggaacagctgctgctctcatgcatgcttcagtgttgcttgcctcgaagcgcgCAGAGAAGTAATTTAGTTTgtttggtaggctcgtgtcaccgGGCAGCtcacagctgtgcttccctttgtagtccataatagtttgcaagccctgccatatccgACGAGCATTGGAATCGGTATAGTAGGATtccatcttagtcctgtattgacgctttgcctgtttgatggtttgtcggaaggcaaagcgggatttcttataagcatccgggttagagtcctgctccttgaaagcggaaaCTCTACACTTTATTTTAGTGTGGAAATTGCctttaatccatggcttctggttggggtatgtacgtgcggtcactgtggggacgacttcatcgatgcacttattgatgaagacCGTGactgtactcctcaatgccatcggaataATCCTGGAACATACTCCAGTCTGTGagagcaaaacagtcctgtagcttagcatctgtgtcatctgaccacttccttattgagtGATTCACTGGTACAATTTTttttttgcttatggccttatacagctagTTGTGTGCGGTCTTAGTGGAAGCATCGGTTTGTAGtagtaaatagacagctatgaaaaatattgATGAAAACtatcttggtagatagtgtggtctacagcttatcatgagatactctatctcaggtgagcaaaaccttgagtcttcattaatattagattttgtgcacaGTTAttaacaaatagacacagaccaccaccccttgtcttaccagaggcagctgttctatgtcgatgttgtcacaccctggccttagttatctttgttttctttattattttggttaggccagggtgtgacatgggtgatttattgtGTTTCGTCTTGTCTACGGGTTTATTATAttaatggggttgtgttcagtttagatgtctaggaaagtctatggttgcctagagtggttctcaatcagaggcaggtgtttatcgttgtctctgattgggaaccatatttaggcagccatattctttgggtattttgtgggtgattatttccgtgtctgtgtttgtttcaccacacaggactgtttcggtcTAAAGTAAATAATTTGcgtccgactcgttaaagaaaaaacgaggtgagtaatagctgttctgatatccagaagctctttacggtcataagagacggtggcagaaccattatgtacaaaataagctACAAATAACACGAAAAAACTCCCACAATAGCACCCCCACAATAGCACAATAGCACAAGTAAAACAACAGCCACCTCCTCCAGCTCTGTTATAGGATGTAACATGTTGTAAGTTTGTAATTTTAAGAAAATGCCCCTTCCATGGAGGTTTTCATATTGATATAATTGTTTTTATAGCAATGCCTCTCCAATGGGCCTTTAATTTAATGTTCTAAGGCAcctgtatttctttgtttttaccaGAAAAAGCTTAAGTTATGGCATTCTTCTGAAAAAGTGGTGAAAAAAACAGAAGTAATTGCAAATGAGGACCAGAACCAATGCTATGAATAATCAAGGacttgggactataaggttctatctggaAAATGTATAGTTTTGAGATAATTAGCACTTTTCAAGTCCAAGATCTCTGAACTA
The Oncorhynchus keta strain PuntledgeMale-10-30-2019 chromosome 11, Oket_V2, whole genome shotgun sequence genome window above contains:
- the LOC118390723 gene encoding olfactory receptor 52N5-like; protein product: MENHTYPKNMFLLEGLKVTQQSSYPAFILLLIIYIFTMVSNIGLILLISMERSLHQPMYILFCNLPLNDALGATVIIPRLLSDIFVASAERYINNVACAIQAFCAHMFGTTSHTILIIMAFDRYVAICYPLRYATIMTNRMIAKLTFFAWGSAFLLVGVLLGLTLSLSRCRSEIFNPFCDNASLFKLSCESVIINNIYGLTFTILLLGSSIGSVTLTYLKIAIVCVRNKNRVLNSRALQTCSTHLSVYIIMLVSGFIIIFLHRFPQWADHRKLSAILFNVVPPWLNPIIYGLQTKEIRQKIFNKFQNNKVTV